The uncultured Trichococcus sp. DNA window TCAAACTGGCCGTCAAAGAGCAGTTCCTTAGCTAAACGCGCCTGTTCAGCCTTTAAGGATAATTTTTTGTAGGCATCATAGCGGATTTCTTTCCATTTTGGCTTTCTGCCCGCATAGTAATCATCTTGTTTTTCCCCATCCATTGCCAATTTTATGACTTTTTCGAAGTTGTTTTCCTTTTTGGCTCTCTCGATCAACATTTCCCGGAAGGATGCGTGTGTGCTGTTCTCCTCCTCGAATTGTAACGCCTCAGCATCCGTTCCATAGAGGACAATCAACCTGTGCAGGATTTGCAGCAAGGGCGCTGCATAATAGGTGCTGAAGCCATCAGTTTCAGATTTGTCCAGATAGGCCATTACCCTCGCTCTGAGCAGTACTCGCAACGCTTCTGTATCCGCGACTTCCGCGCACACTCTGAGAATATCGATTGTGTATTCTTGCCAATCATCATAGGCGTGGTCATTGCTGTCTTCCAGCAGTCTATTGAACAACTTTCGCTTTAAGGAACTGTCGGAAAATTTTTCCACGAGGACAAGATCTTCCATCAACTCAATGCAGTCCAAAGCCAAACCACCGATTTCTCCATCGGAATCGTCAGCGTATTGGAAAGCTTCCATTGCCTCATGCAGGACCAGGATAATGATTTCCAAGGCCAGTAAGCGATCCGCTGTATGCCTGGCTTTTTCCAAAATACCGACCATCTCTTCCACATAATCGCTGATTTCTCCGTAGGCTATAAACCCACCTCTGCCGGCATACTTATTCACGATACGTCGGATAAGCTTGGCAACCTGTTTAATTTCCTGTTCTTTGTTCCCATCAGAGTATCTTAGAATCAGACTCTCTTCCAAAGTGTCGTTTTTAGGGACGATTTCCATTATGATCCTGATCAGTTCCTCTTTAGGCAGTTTATTCAGAACCTCTTTGATTCCCGGTTGCTCAGTCTGCGCTTCCTTAATGTCCCATTTGACGTCCCCGTCGTTGATGATTTCGGCGAGCTGAAAAAACACCGCTGCTTCGTGTTTGCAGATGGGACCTAGGTCATAAGGACAATCGCATTCGGCATGGATGAGCTCTCCCGAGTCATCAAGCTCCACTGAAACCTCGTACGTTTCTCTTCCTTCCACCCGAAAAATGTAGGTATCGCCTTTGCGGACATACTCCTCATCCACTTGGCCGCCCACATAGTAATCATAGCCTCTACCCAAGATGGTATCATTGATGTATTTTTGGAAGTTGCTGATATTCATAGTATCTCCCTCCTCTTTCTGCCAAAAAGATTATGCTTCTGCACATTTAGAGGTACAAAATATGCAGAAGCACTTGGATTCTACTCATTTTTCAGAAAGTTACAACCTTGTCCGCCCACTCGACCATCTGGACGCAATCGATCATGGTACTGATCGGGCAAACTTCCGAGCCTTCCATGTTGCGTGACTTCAGGCATGTGCCGCAAGCCAATATCTCGCCATCCAGCTCGTCAAAAGCTTGCACTTGCGCGGCCACATCGTATTTTTCGTGGGTCATGTTTTCGATTTCGACGGCTTCGCCCATCAGGAATACTTTCACTTCATGTCCGGTCTTCTTCGCGGTCACGGCGAACCTCATGGCGTTCCAAGATTTTTCGTATTCCTTTGTTTCGATGATGATTCCTAATTTCATTGCAATTCCTCCAACTTTTATTTTTCCTTATTTTTTGACTTAGCGAATTTCCTCGCGTTCTTGATGCCTCCGAAGTCGGAAAACATGGTGCTGATCTTCTCTTTTTCGATCTGTTTGGAATTCATGCCCTCATACTTGGCTTCCTTCTTGAGCTTTAGGTAGCTCTGCAGCCGTTCTTCGGTCAGGGTGCCATCCTTTATGGCCTTCCTGACCATGCAGCCTGGCTCGTTTTCGTGCTTGCAATCCTTGAATTTGCATTGTGCTGCCAATTCATCGATGTCGACAAACGTCCTCGCCAAGTTTGCGCTCTCCAAACCGAGTTCGCGCATGCCCGGCGTATCGATGATGCAGCCGCCTGTCGGAATGAGGAACAGTTCCCGGTTTGTGGTGGCGTGCCGGCCTTTGTCGTCTCTTCTGATTTCCCGCGTTTCGTTGAGGTCTTCCCCAAGTATCCGGTTTATCAAGGTTGACTTTCCGACACCGGATGAGCCGATGAAGACAACGGTCTGGCCCAGGGTGATGTATTTCAGGACGGCCGTGTATCCGTCCTCGCTCAGGCTCGACGTGACCAGCACATCGACCCCGAAAGCGATCGTCTCGATTTCACGCAACTTTTCCGGGATATCCGCGCACAGATCCGCTTTCGTCAGCACAATCACCGGAGTTGCCCCGCTGTCCCATGCGATCGCAAGGTAGCGTTCGAGCCTCCGCAGATTGAAATCATTGTTGAGCGACATACAAATGAAGACAATATCGATGTTCGCCGCCACAACCTGGACGTCATGCGCTTTTCCGGCTGCTTTCCGGATAAAGACGCTTTTCCTCGTCAGTGTTTGGTGGATGATGGCATGGCCCTGGCTCCCCTCGTTCCGGTCGATCATCACAAAATCGCCGACTGCCGGATAGTCCGACATATCGACTGCAGCATGGCGCATTTTCCCGGATATTTCCGCCAACAGCTCCGATTCAGCGGTCGCAACACGGTACAATTCCTTATACTGCGCGATGACTCTTGCCGGATGCAAGTCCGGATAAAGGGTCGCCTCCTGCGCGAACCTGGCCGTGAATCCCAGATTCGTTAATTTGTCAGGCATTTCATTCACTTCCTTTCGAATAAAACCGCTCTATCATTCCAGAACCATTAACCACAATTTTTCCGACTCAATCACGAGTTCCGCTACCAATTTTATGAAAGGTCCGTAATCCATGGTCGTGTGGGCGTGATCAAGCACCTTATAATAGTCAGCACGGTTTTCGTTTTTGATGATGATTGGTGGATAGCCGGATTTCATAAGTTCAAAGTTCAACAACAACCGTGATGTCCTACCGTTTCCGTCAATGAACGGGTGAATTTTCACGAATTCGCCATGCAGTAAAGTCGCCCGCACAACGGGGTGATACCCAAGCCAGTCGATCTGATATTCGGCAATCAATTTTTGCATATATTCGCTTATTTGATAATGTTTCGGCGGAATATGCTTTGCACCACTGATTACCACATTCTCGCTCCGATATTTCCCCGCATTTTGATTATCAATTTGCTTCAGAACCAGCGCATGGATGTTCTTGATGTTCCATTCGGAGAGCGGTTCTTTTTCAGAAACAAGTTGTTCGATGAAAAGAATGGCGTCGCGGTGATTGATGATTTCCAGATGTTCGACCAGGCTTTTTCCGCCTATCGTTATCCCTTCGAGAACGACTTTCGTTTCTGACATGGTCAGTGTGTTCCCTTCAATCGCATTGCTATTGTACGTCCACTCAACAATCAGTTTTTCATGGAGGGAATCCGCCAATCCCTTTGAAAACGGTCTGTGTCTATTGATGGTATCCATCGCCGTATCGATTTGACTGAAATCGTATCCCAAGCCGAGATACTTTTTTTGTTCGCTTTGCCTTGCATCCACAGGTTTGTGCGCATCAACAGGGATCGCCCAGTTACGACCGATTTTGACTGCCCCTTCAATCCGACCTTCTTGGCAAAGTCCCCGAATCCTGCGTTCGCTTATGTCCCAATTGTTGCTTGCTTCTTTTGTGCTGATGTATGCCATATTCACTCACCTCAATTCCATTTTATGCTTCCTAGTGTTGAAAAGCAATATCATTCCGATATCGGAATGATAGGTAATGAACAGTTGGTGGAATTCCAGCTCAACAAAGTAAAAAGCGAAAAATGGTTTAACCCATCTCTCGCTTGATTCGGTTATCAGTTACTGAATGTGATCTCTGCGCTTCCGCGGCCAAGGGCTTGCACAAGCCCGGCTGTATTTTTAATCTGTCCGATCGGAGTGTAGCTGTAGGAGGTCGAAAAATCTTTGTAGAAAATCACCAGACAGTCGGAACCGTACAACATCACATCCCCGGCTTTGATGCTGCCGACTCGTTGGGAGTCCGTTGGCAAAGCCTCCGAAAGATAATGAAATTTTTCATTCCCATTCAGTTCATCCATTTTTAGAGTCATCGGCAACTTTTGGGTCAATGCCTGCGTGGTCGCATTGTCATTCAGCGACACAGTATAGCGGGTGTTTCCGACTTGAATCATCATCCTTGGCATGGA harbors:
- the rsgA gene encoding ribosome small subunit-dependent GTPase A yields the protein MPDKLTNLGFTARFAQEATLYPDLHPARVIAQYKELYRVATAESELLAEISGKMRHAAVDMSDYPAVGDFVMIDRNEGSQGHAIIHQTLTRKSVFIRKAAGKAHDVQVVAANIDIVFICMSLNNDFNLRRLERYLAIAWDSGATPVIVLTKADLCADIPEKLREIETIAFGVDVLVTSSLSEDGYTAVLKYITLGQTVVFIGSSGVGKSTLINRILGEDLNETREIRRDDKGRHATTNRELFLIPTGGCIIDTPGMRELGLESANLARTFVDIDELAAQCKFKDCKHENEPGCMVRKAIKDGTLTEERLQSYLKLKKEAKYEGMNSKQIEKEKISTMFSDFGGIKNARKFAKSKNKEK
- a CDS encoding SWIM zinc finger family protein, whose protein sequence is MNISNFQKYINDTILGRGYDYYVGGQVDEEYVRKGDTYIFRVEGRETYEVSVELDDSGELIHAECDCPYDLGPICKHEAAVFFQLAEIINDGDVKWDIKEAQTEQPGIKEVLNKLPKEELIRIIMEIVPKNDTLEESLILRYSDGNKEQEIKQVAKLIRRIVNKYAGRGGFIAYGEISDYVEEMVGILEKARHTADRLLALEIIILVLHEAMEAFQYADDSDGEIGGLALDCIELMEDLVLVEKFSDSSLKRKLFNRLLEDSNDHAYDDWQEYTIDILRVCAEVADTEALRVLLRARVMAYLDKSETDGFSTYYAAPLLQILHRLIVLYGTDAEALQFEEENSTHASFREMLIERAKKENNFEKVIKLAMDGEKQDDYYAGRKPKWKEIRYDAYKKLSLKAEQARLAKELLFDGQFEYYQELKDLNTGDEKEFYDELKTKLKKDNRWQAKKMYVNLIEQEEDTEEIMAYVRENPHYIVRYAELLKDNYADEVDVLYSNHIRSAAHSSSKRSAYQDVCGLIRRYKNIIGKDNAAELVNELLVLYKKKRAFVDELSKLD
- a CDS encoding cyclophilin-like fold protein; protein product: MKNPKQVEFIFLFAFCAVLLVGCTNRPSSEEASFPSSSERADASSLSEKGDAGLVAETDQTLTESSPQERDDSMPRMMIQVGNTRYTVSLNDNATTQALTQKLPMTLKMDELNGNEKFHYLSEALPTDSQRVGSIKAGDVMLYGSDCLVIFYKDFSTSYSYTPIGQIKNTAGLVQALGRGSAEITFSN
- a CDS encoding DsrE family protein: MKLGIIIETKEYEKSWNAMRFAVTAKKTGHEVKVFLMGEAVEIENMTHEKYDVAAQVQAFDELDGEILACGTCLKSRNMEGSEVCPISTMIDCVQMVEWADKVVTF
- a CDS encoding Fic family protein, which translates into the protein MAYISTKEASNNWDISERRIRGLCQEGRIEGAVKIGRNWAIPVDAHKPVDARQSEQKKYLGLGYDFSQIDTAMDTINRHRPFSKGLADSLHEKLIVEWTYNSNAIEGNTLTMSETKVVLEGITIGGKSLVEHLEIINHRDAILFIEQLVSEKEPLSEWNIKNIHALVLKQIDNQNAGKYRSENVVISGAKHIPPKHYQISEYMQKLIAEYQIDWLGYHPVVRATLLHGEFVKIHPFIDGNGRTSRLLLNFELMKSGYPPIIIKNENRADYYKVLDHAHTTMDYGPFIKLVAELVIESEKLWLMVLE